A region from the Brassica napus cultivar Da-Ae chromosome C8, Da-Ae, whole genome shotgun sequence genome encodes:
- the LOC125591588 gene encoding uncharacterized protein LOC125591588 translates to MIHVYASCGVWELVVSPGWSFNVDKKKGRRLLALELKSSLEELRKNVIEDFGFEETDADLELSYLPIRLINSSKCPPVIIGNSRQVQNFLGFCKKHQSTQLCVSYKAKQENPNKIDIDLNKMPTDASTCEENERNPCDIGTASNIVKGAKHNEKRKGKMKQSEVDGDDYDADKHNEKKKGKISKTSPDQ, encoded by the exons aTGATTCATGTCTATGCTTCATGTGGTGTTTGGGAATTGGTTGTATCTCCAGGTTGGAGTTTTAATGTTGATAAAAAGAAAGGGAGAAGGTTACTTGCTTTGGAATTGAAGTCTTCTCTGGAAGAGTTACGGAAAAATGTTATAGAGGATTTTGGTTTTGAAGAAACAGATGCTGATTTGGAGTTGAGTTACCTTCCTATTAGATTGATCAATTCATCAAAATGTCCACCAGTGATCATTGGAAACTCAAGGcaagttcaaaattttctagggttttgtaAGAAGCATCAGTCAACTCAATTGTGTGTCAGCTATAAAGCAAAGCAAGAAAATCCAAATAAAATCGACATTGATCTTAATAAGATGCCAACTGATGCAAGTACTTGTGAAGAGAACGAGCGAAATCCTTGTGACATTGGGACCGCTTCAAATATTGTTAAGGGGGCTAAGCATAacgagaagaggaaagggaagatgaagcaaagtgaagttgatggagatgattatgatgctgacaagcataacgagaagaagaaaggaaagatAAGCAAGACGAGTCCAG ACCAGTGA
- the LOC125591586 gene encoding receptor-like protein 54 codes for MKIHFAVYIFTTCFFGCVSVTSFPVPPSPDQVEILLAFKNEFPSRNCDPIWNTPDVVFRSPNIGSWTKEAVSFDGVVFDNATGAVTELNLGGACISGTIQANSSLFRFQHLRYLRLFINHFDSSPFPSGFGRLANLEYLDLSQNGFIGEVPSSISNLSRLTSLDLSYNKLTGRFPNIHNLTLLSSIDLSYNQFSETIPSSLFTMPSLWYLDLRQNNLKDPLENMTSSPTSKLVHLDMAKNLFSSRILEPISKLPNLTHLDLSFQNTTTYTINFDYLPFKSLEYLDLSGNSVSVLNTSSENLSFLILSNCNLTEFPTSIKTLQNFRGLDVSRNRLKGKVPEWLWKLPSLGNVNLSQNSFSFLEGSPEVLLNSSLSELDLSSNTFHGSFPIIPPTIQVMAASNNYFTGDIPLTLCKASQLILLDLSYNNISGSIHRCLTNVSVLKLRNNDLTGRLPDIDSDSLVLLDVAHNHLSGKLPRSLVNCTSLKFLNVEGNSISDTFPFWLKTLPKLEVIVLRSNRFHGPISSSPERTLSFTALRIMDISLNNFDGTIPSDYFANLSGPLVNPPQGNRWPEYRGDWHYKYPTEPWYYPSIDVRNKGRNMELAKIPDTCTIIDFSGNGFGGKIPESIGFLKALIVLDLSNNGFTGRIPSSLAKLTQLESLDLSRNQLSGNIPQEIRVLTFLAYINMSYNRLTGQIPHGTQIGGQSKSSFEGNIDLCGLPLEETCFRETTGVPSTPQTQEIEPTKQEQVLNWKAAAIGYGPGVLFGVAIGQAFASYKPALFYKLFRL; via the coding sequence atgAAAATTCATTTTGCCGTGTACATCTTCACCACTTGTTTCTTTGGATGTGTCAGTGTGACCAGCTTCCCAGTTCCTCCTAGTCCGGACCAAGTTGAGATTCTTTTGGCTTTCAAGAATGAGTTTCCATCCCGCAACTGCGACCCTATCTGGAACACGCCGGATGTCGTGTTCCGTAGTCCAAACATAGGCTCTTGGACCAAAGAAGCTGTTTCCTTTGATGGAGTTGTGTTTGATAACGCCACAGGTGCGGTCACAGAGCTAAACCTTGGTGGTGCATGTATCAGCGGCACCATCCAGGCTAATAGTAGCCTCTTCAGATTCCAACACCTAAGGTACCTCCGTCTCTTTATCAACCACTTTGACTCTTCCCCATTCCCCTCCGGATTCGGAAGACTCGCCAACTTGGAATATTTAGATCTTAGCCAGAATGGTTTTATAGGAGAAGTTCCATCCTCAATCAGTAACCTAAGCCGTTTAACCTCCTTGGACCTCTCATATAACAAACTCACCGGTCGTTTTCCAAATATACATAACTTAACCCTTCTTTCTTCTATAGACCTTTCCTATAATCAGTTCTCTGAAACCATTCCTTCTTCTCTATTCACCATGCCTTCCCTATGGTATCTTGATCTGCGCCAAAATAATCTTAAAGACCCTCTTGAAAACATGACTTCTTCTCCAACCTCTAAGCTTGTGCATCTAGACATGGCCAAGAACCTTTTTAGTTCTCGAATCTTAGAACCTATCTCAAAGCTACCAAACCTCACACACCTCGACCTATCTTTTCAAAACACAACAACCTACACTATCAACTTCGATTACTTGCCGTTCAAGTCTCTAGAGTATTTGGATCTTTCCGGAAACAGCGTGTCAGTGCTTAATACCTCTTCCGAAAACTTGTCGTTTCTTATCTTGTCCAACTGCAACCTCACCGAGTTCCCCACGTCTATAAAGACCTTACAAAACTTTAGGGGACTAGACGTTTCCAGGAATAGGCTCAAAGGAAAAGTGCCTGAATGGTTATGGAAACTTCCTTCTTTGGGAAATGTAAATCTCTCTCAAAACTCCTTCAGTTTCTTGGAAGGTTCTCCAGAGGTGCTCCTTAACTCGTCTCTCTCCGAGTTAGATTTGAGTTCAAACACCTTCCACGGGTCCTTTCCTATTATCCCACCCACCATCCAGGTCATGGCTGCATCAAATAACTATTTCACTGGGGACATACCTCTTACACTCTGCAAAGCATCTCAACTGATACTCCTTGATCTGTCATACAACAACATCAGTGGGTCAATTCACCGGTGCTTGACAAATGTATCGGTGTTGAAACTCCGCAACAACGACCTCACTGGGAGACTTCCTGACATAGATAGTGATTCATTAGTACTACTTGATGTCGCCCACAATCATTTAAGTGGGAAGCTTCCAAGGTCTCTTGTGAATTGCacaagcctaaagtttctaaatgTGGAAGGGAATAGCATCAGTGATACTTTCCCTTTCTGGCTGAAGACCTTGCCGAAACTTGAAGTCATTGTTCTGAGATCAAACAGATTCCATGGTCCCATATCTTCTTCTCCTGAGAGAACTCTTTCGTTTACAGCGCTGAGGATAATGGACATATCGCTTAACAACTTTGATGGGACTATCCCATCAGATTACTTTGCGAATTTGAGTGGACCTTTGGTTAATCCTCCTCAAGGGAATCGTTGGCCTGAGTACAGAGGAGACTGGCACTATAAATATCCTACCGAGCCGTGGTATTATCCTTCCATTGATGTTAGAAACAAAGGAAGAAACATGGAGTTGGCAAAGATCCCAGACACATGCACAATCATTGATTTTTCAGGAAATGGTTTTGGAGGGAAGATTCCAGAATCCATAGGTTTCTTGAAAGCTTTGATCGTGCTGGACTTATCTAACAACGGTTTCACAGGTCGTATTCCGTCGTCTCTGGCCAAACTCACACAGCTCGAGTCACTGGACCTATCTCGAAACCAACTTTCTGGAAATATTCCTCAAGAGATAAGGGTCCTCACGTTCTTGGCATACATTAACATGTCATATAACAGACTGACGGGACAAATACCACATGGTACACAGATTGGAGGGCAATCTAAATCCTCCTTTGAAGGGAATATCGATCTTTGTGGTCTTCCGCTTGAGGAGACTTGTTTCAGGGAAACTACTGGAGTACCATCAACACCACAGACACAAGAGATAGAACCGACAAAGCAAGAACAAGTGTTGAACTGGAAAGCAGCTGCAATAGGATATGGACCCGGAGTCTTGTTTGGAGTGGCCATTGGACAAGCCTTTGCTTCATATAAACCGGCCTTGTTCTATAAGTTGTTTCGCCTTTGA
- the LOC125591587 gene encoding general transcription factor IIH subunit 2-like, giving the protein MSNQRKRPNGEREEDDEEDDAEGIGQWERAYVDDRSWEALQEDESGLLRPIDTSAIYHAQYRRRLRMLSAAAAGTRIQKGLIRYLYIVIDFSRAAAETDFRPSRMAIMAKHVEAFIREFFDQNPLSQIGLVSIKNGIAHTLTDLGGSPESHIQALMGKLEAAGDSSLQNALELVHEHLNQIPSYGHREVLILYSALSTSDPGDIMETIQKCKKSRLRCSVIGLSAEMFICKHLCQETGGLYSVAVDEVHLKDLLLEHAPPPPAIAEFAISNLIKMGFPQRAAEGSMAICSCHKEVKIGAGYTCPRCKARVCELPTECTICGLTLVSSPHLARSYHHLFPIAPFDEVPTLASSNDPRRKVGKSCFGCQQSLLGAGNKPGPCVTCRKCKHYFCLDCDIYIHESLHNCPGCESTHRPKSVSLMEE; this is encoded by the exons ATGAGTAATCAGAGAAAGAGACCCAacggagaaagagaagaagacgaCGAGGAGGACGATGCGGAAGGTATCGGCCAGTGGGAGAGAGCTTACGTCGACGACAGATCCTGGGAGGCCTTGCAAGAGGACGAGTCTGGGCTTCTACGGCCGATTGACACCAGTGCCATTTACCATGCTCAGTATCGCCGCCGCCTCCGCATGCTCTCCGCCGCCGCAGCTGGTACTCGTATCCAGAAGGGGCTTATTCGCTATTTGTACATCGTCATTGACTTCTCTCGG GCAGCTGCGGAAACGGATTTCAGACCAAGCCGGATGGCAATAATGGCAAAACATGTTGAAGCTTTCATTAGAGAGTTCTTTGACCAGAATCCTCTGAGTCAGATCGGTCTGGTCTCTATAAAAAACGGAATCGCACATACCCTAACAGATCTTGGCGGTAGTCCCGAGTCGCATATACAAGCGTTGATGGGAAAGCTGGAAGCCGCGGGTGACTCATCTTTGCAGAACGCCCTGGAGCTTGTGCATGAGCATCTCAACCAGATCCCATCTTACGGTCATCGCGAGGTTCTGATATTGTATTCAGCTCTAAGCACCTCTGATCCAGGAGATATCATGGAGACCATTCAGAAATGCAAGAAATCAAGATTAAGATGTTCTGTAATCGGACTCTCTGCAGAGATGTTCATATGCAAACACCTATGCCAAGAAACTGGTGGATTGTATTCCGTTGCAGTAGATGAGGTGCATCTAAAAGATCTTCTGCTTGAACATGCGCCTCCACCTCCGGCAATAGCAGAATTTGCAATATCTAATCTGATCAAGATGGGTTTCCCACAAAGAGCTGCTGAGGGTTCAATGGCAATATGTTCGTGTCATAAGGAAGTTAAGATCGGAGCTGGTTACACGTGCCCGAGATGCAAAGCTCGTGTGTGTGAGCTACCTACGGAATGCACCATCTGTGGTCTGACGCTTGTCTCATCCCCACATCTTGCGAGATCATACCATCACCTCTTCCCAATTGCTCCATTTGATGAAGTTCCTACTCTTGCAAGTTCGAATGATCCTCGGAGAAAAGTGGGAAAGAGTTGTTTTGGTTGCCAACAGAGCTTACTTGGTGCAG GGAACAAACCGGGACCATGCGTAACATGTCGTAAATGCAAGCACTATTTCTGTCTGGACTGCGACATATACATCCACGAGAGCTTACACAACTGTCCTGGCTGCGAGAGCACTCACCGTCCCAAATCTGTTTCCTTGATGGAAGAATGA